One genomic region from Cetobacterium sp. 8H encodes:
- a CDS encoding coproporphyrinogen III oxidase: MSIVTNFPLSEKSVEEFVRLLLPEGMGKDIKGEVSYSQNRIKITVEIDGKTGVLEEENLENIVEDQGVIMLKGALLKAYKKNYPWGSLIGVRPTKMTRRFLQMGFTKERVEKLLSNMYLATKEKIDLLMKVIETEEKLLNKEATNMYIGIPFCPSKCRYCSFASYEIGSALGRFYPKFVETLLEEIKLVGELSKEKNFKYESLYIGGGTPSTLTLGDTERILKAIHENIDLSNLKEFTFEAGREDAITREKLEVLKKYGVDRVSLNPQTFKEQTLKELNRTFNKEHFDEIYRDIKELGFILNMDIILGLPGESVDDILNTLNELRKYNMENLTVHSLAKKKGSTLYRENFEESEVERVLVEGEITKLVRDKGMEAYYMYRQKNSLDWGENVGYSIPGFESRFNIEMIEENQQTMGLGGGAISKSIHKETEFIDQIERLVNPKDPALYIAEMRSRHNKKIEFFS; this comes from the coding sequence GTGAGTATAGTTACTAACTTTCCTCTAAGTGAAAAAAGTGTCGAGGAGTTTGTAAGATTATTATTGCCAGAAGGAATGGGCAAAGATATAAAAGGTGAGGTAAGTTACTCACAGAATAGAATAAAAATAACTGTAGAAATAGATGGAAAAACAGGAGTTTTAGAAGAGGAAAATTTAGAAAATATAGTTGAAGATCAAGGGGTTATTATGTTAAAAGGAGCCCTTTTAAAAGCTTATAAAAAAAATTATCCATGGGGAAGCTTAATAGGTGTTCGTCCTACTAAAATGACTAGAAGATTTCTCCAGATGGGCTTTACAAAGGAAAGAGTGGAGAAGCTTCTGAGTAATATGTATCTAGCTACTAAAGAGAAAATAGACCTTTTAATGAAAGTAATAGAAACTGAAGAAAAACTTTTAAATAAAGAAGCTACGAATATGTATATAGGGATACCATTTTGTCCATCAAAATGTAGATACTGCTCATTTGCTTCATATGAGATAGGAAGTGCTTTGGGAAGATTTTATCCTAAATTTGTGGAAACACTTTTAGAAGAGATAAAACTTGTAGGAGAACTTTCAAAAGAAAAAAACTTTAAATACGAGTCACTTTATATTGGTGGAGGAACACCAAGTACATTGACATTAGGAGACACTGAAAGAATACTTAAAGCAATCCATGAAAATATAGATCTTTCTAATCTTAAAGAGTTTACTTTTGAAGCTGGAAGAGAAGATGCTATCACTAGGGAAAAGTTAGAAGTATTAAAAAAATATGGTGTTGATAGGGTAAGTTTAAATCCTCAAACTTTTAAAGAACAAACTTTAAAAGAACTAAATAGAACTTTTAATAAAGAGCATTTTGATGAAATATATAGAGATATAAAAGAGTTAGGATTTATATTAAATATGGATATAATATTGGGGCTTCCAGGAGAAAGTGTAGACGATATTTTAAACACTTTAAATGAGCTTAGAAAATATAATATGGAAAATTTAACAGTTCATTCTCTAGCTAAAAAGAAAGGTTCAACTCTTTACAGAGAAAATTTTGAAGAATCCGAAGTAGAAAGAGTTTTAGTTGAAGGAGAGATAACTAAACTTGTTAGAGATAAAGGGATGGAAGCATACTACATGTATCGTCAAAAAAATAGCTTAGATTGGGGAGAAAACGTAGGTTATTCTATCCCAGGATTTGAATCAAGATTTAATATCGAAATGATTGAAGAAAACCAGCAGACAATGGGACTTGGTGGAGGTGCTATAAGTAAGTCAATCCATAAGGAAACGGAGTTTATAGATCAAATAGAGAGATTGGTAAATCCAAAAGACCCAGCTCTTTATATAGCTGAAATGAGATCTAGACACAATAAAAAAATAGAGTTTTTCTCATAA
- a CDS encoding YeiH family protein, producing the protein MDIIKSVKSTLPGLVLCVIIAQLGIFLGKFIPSIGGAPLAIFLGLIAGNTFAKSEKFAPGSKFSESDLLSYSIVLLGGTLSITTILQLGFSGIIFIFLQMLITIVITMFIGKKLGFSKKFCALMASGNAVCGSSAIGASSPVVKADDAEKGISITIVNLTGTLLMFALIPIANFFFNFDTLKTSALLGGILQSVGQVIAAGSMVNHDVLEMATIFKIVRIVFLVVVVIWLSREFKAKKIEDNAEFALEQEAYAKKKSKISVPWYIIGFFILCGLFSLGIIPPAVSKIFKLISSKFEIVALAGIGMRVKIAELLKQGPKASLYGLFVGASQIVVALLLIKIFI; encoded by the coding sequence TTGGATATCATAAAATCTGTTAAATCAACACTTCCAGGATTAGTCCTTTGTGTGATTATAGCTCAACTTGGAATTTTCCTTGGGAAATTTATCCCTAGTATCGGAGGAGCTCCTTTAGCTATTTTTTTAGGACTTATTGCAGGAAACACTTTTGCTAAATCAGAAAAGTTTGCACCTGGCTCTAAATTTTCGGAAAGTGATCTTTTATCTTACTCAATCGTTCTTTTAGGAGGAACTTTAAGTATTACTACAATCCTGCAACTCGGATTTTCAGGAATAATCTTTATCTTCTTACAAATGCTAATAACAATAGTTATTACAATGTTTATAGGTAAAAAACTTGGATTTTCAAAAAAATTCTGTGCTCTAATGGCAAGTGGTAATGCTGTTTGTGGTTCTTCGGCCATAGGTGCTTCATCTCCAGTTGTAAAAGCTGACGATGCTGAAAAAGGTATCTCTATAACTATAGTTAATTTAACAGGAACTTTACTTATGTTTGCTCTTATTCCTATAGCTAATTTTTTCTTTAATTTTGATACATTAAAGACTTCAGCTCTATTAGGTGGAATTTTACAATCTGTTGGACAAGTTATCGCTGCTGGAAGCATGGTTAATCATGATGTTTTAGAAATGGCAACTATTTTCAAGATAGTTAGAATTGTATTTTTAGTTGTTGTTGTTATCTGGTTATCAAGAGAGTTCAAAGCAAAAAAAATTGAAGATAACGCTGAATTTGCTCTAGAACAAGAAGCTTACGCTAAAAAGAAAAGTAAAATTTCTGTACCTTGGTACATTATAGGATTTTTCATTCTTTGTGGTCTTTTCTCTTTAGGAATCATTCCACCTGCTGTTTCTAAAATTTTCAAACTTATTTCTTCTAAATTTGAAATTGTTGCTCTTGCAGGAATCGGTATGAGAGTTAAAATTGCTGAGCTTTTAAAACAGGGGCCAAAAGCTTCATTATATGGTTTATTTGTTGGTGCTTCACAAATTGTAGTTGCACTTTTACTTATAAAGATTTTCATTTAA
- the gmhB gene encoding D-glycero-beta-D-manno-heptose 1,7-bisphosphate 7-phosphatase: MKKIVFLDRDGTINVEKSYLHKWEDFEFEKNVIEGLKAIKKLGFEFVVVTNQSGIGRGYYTEDDLIKLNNSMTEELKKHGIDILKCYYCPHHLEKGIGAYKAECECRKPSPGMLKEAIKKYDIDVENSFMIGDKGSDLEAGKNAGVQSILVKTGYGKQIVDKYKEKYPVAEDLLEVAEIIKNSIKKGS, from the coding sequence ATGAAAAAAATTGTATTTTTAGATAGAGATGGAACAATAAATGTTGAAAAATCATACCTTCATAAATGGGAAGATTTTGAATTTGAAAAGAATGTTATTGAGGGATTAAAAGCAATAAAAAAATTAGGGTTTGAATTTGTTGTTGTTACAAATCAGTCTGGAATAGGAAGAGGTTATTATACAGAAGATGATCTTATAAAACTAAATAATTCTATGACTGAAGAGCTAAAAAAACATGGAATAGATATATTAAAATGCTATTATTGTCCACATCACTTGGAAAAAGGAATAGGGGCATATAAAGCGGAGTGTGAATGTAGAAAGCCTAGTCCAGGGATGTTAAAAGAGGCTATAAAAAAATATGATATAGATGTAGAAAACTCTTTTATGATTGGAGATAAGGGAAGTGATTTAGAAGCTGGAAAAAATGCTGGGGTCCAATCAATATTAGTAAAAACTGGTTATGGCAAACAGATTGTAGATAAATATAAAGAGAAGTATCCTGTAGCAGAAGATCTTTTAGAGGTTGCAGAAATAATTAAAAATTCAATTAAAAAAGGAAGCTAA
- the rfaD gene encoding ADP-glyceromanno-heptose 6-epimerase: MIIVTGAAGFIGSAYIWKLNEMGINDILAVDKLRFEDKWLNLRKRDYADWCDRDELFDWLAVEENAKKVTAVLHMGAISATTERDGDLLMKNNYEYSKKLWNFCAEREITYVYASSAATYGAGEQGYSDEGTPEELKKLLPLNKYGYSKKFFDDWAFKQEKAPKQWIGAKFFNVYGPQEFHKGRMASMVFHTFNQFNTDGGVKLFKSHKEGYRDGEQLRDFVYIKDVVDMLYFCMFNKVPSGVYNIGTGEARSFHDLSMETMKNASGNFDLKTEEVIEFVPMPEDLRGKYQYFTEASMRKMREAGYDKKFYSLEEGVADYVKYLKKEDSYL, encoded by the coding sequence ATGATAATTGTAACAGGAGCTGCAGGATTTATAGGAAGTGCATATATTTGGAAACTAAATGAGATGGGAATAAACGATATTTTAGCTGTTGATAAATTAAGATTTGAAGATAAGTGGTTAAATTTAAGAAAAAGAGATTATGCTGATTGGTGCGATAGGGATGAATTATTTGATTGGTTAGCAGTAGAAGAAAATGCAAAAAAAGTAACAGCAGTTTTACATATGGGAGCTATCTCTGCAACGACAGAAAGAGATGGAGATCTTCTTATGAAGAATAACTATGAGTATTCAAAAAAGTTATGGAACTTCTGTGCTGAAAGAGAAATTACATATGTTTATGCTTCATCAGCGGCTACATATGGAGCTGGAGAGCAAGGATATAGTGATGAGGGAACTCCAGAAGAGTTAAAAAAATTATTACCTTTAAACAAATATGGTTATTCAAAAAAATTCTTTGATGATTGGGCTTTCAAACAAGAAAAGGCACCAAAGCAATGGATAGGAGCTAAGTTTTTCAATGTTTATGGACCTCAAGAGTTCCACAAGGGAAGAATGGCATCGATGGTATTCCATACATTTAACCAGTTTAATACAGATGGTGGAGTAAAACTATTTAAATCTCATAAAGAAGGATATAGAGATGGCGAGCAGTTAAGAGATTTCGTATATATAAAAGATGTTGTGGATATGCTTTATTTCTGCATGTTTAATAAAGTTCCATCTGGTGTTTATAATATAGGTACTGGAGAAGCTAGAAGTTTCCATGATCTATCTATGGAGACAATGAAAAATGCCAGCGGTAATTTTGATTTAAAAACAGAAGAGGTAATAGAGTTTGTACCTATGCCAGAAGATTTAAGAGGAAAATATCAGTATTTTACTGAGGCATCTATGAGAAAAATGAGAGAAGCTGGGTATGATAAAAAGTTCTACTCTTTAGAAGAGGGAGTAGCAGATTACGTTAAATATTTGAAAAAAGAGGACAGTTACTTATAA
- a CDS encoding PHP domain-containing protein, whose translation MKDLSKYYDLHIHTTYSDGTFTVKEIFERAKFLGMKGISISDHDTMEGIEEAKKIASELDLEFVPGIEFSCALDGLEVHILGYFLDKDCEELKAKLVELKKAREERNIKMIKKLNDRGLRITIEEVEKEATGTIVSRAHICNVMMNKGFVYSKGEAFKQYLGRRGIAYVEKGNSDPKEVIKLIKKCGGVSALAHPSLVSESREKVEKIIDILKESGLDGLEVEYSSYTSKERAYYRKLAMEKNLLMVGGSDFHGGNRVGIDIGYASISEEDVKDLLERGKN comes from the coding sequence ATGAAGGATTTAAGTAAATATTACGATTTACATATTCATACAACATATTCAGACGGAACATTTACAGTAAAAGAGATTTTTGAAAGAGCCAAATTTTTAGGAATGAAAGGTATTTCTATAAGCGATCACGATACAATGGAAGGAATTGAGGAAGCTAAAAAAATAGCTTCTGAATTGGATTTAGAATTTGTTCCAGGGATTGAATTTTCTTGTGCTTTAGATGGATTAGAAGTTCATATTTTAGGGTATTTTTTAGATAAAGATTGTGAAGAGTTGAAAGCTAAATTGGTGGAGCTAAAAAAAGCTAGAGAAGAAAGAAATATAAAAATGATAAAGAAGTTGAATGATAGAGGTCTGCGAATAACAATCGAAGAGGTGGAAAAAGAAGCTACAGGAACAATTGTAAGTAGAGCTCATATCTGTAATGTTATGATGAATAAAGGGTTTGTTTATTCAAAAGGTGAGGCATTTAAACAATACTTAGGACGAAGAGGGATTGCATATGTAGAAAAAGGAAACTCAGATCCTAAAGAAGTAATAAAACTTATAAAAAAATGTGGTGGAGTTTCAGCGTTAGCTCATCCGAGTCTGGTTTCTGAATCAAGAGAAAAAGTTGAAAAAATAATCGACATTTTAAAAGAATCGGGTTTAGATGGCTTAGAAGTAGAGTATAGTTCTTATACATCAAAAGAAAGAGCCTATTATAGAAAATTAGCTATGGAAAAAAATCTTCTAATGGTTGGAGGATCAGATTTTCATGGCGGAAATAGGGTTGGGATAGATATTGGATACGCTTCTATTTCAGAAGAGGATGTAAAAGATTTATTAGAAAGAGGAAAAAATTAG
- a CDS encoding helix-hairpin-helix domain-containing protein, with translation MKKVVLSILFFILTTFSYSLVESEFKVIESKNTLDSKNLLLDINTATESDLLKAGISKGYVDKILEYRDITGGFEKLKDMIRIDGIGKKTFEKLKVKFKEVDKVKLKKFNINKVDDKTLIYYGLSKKEIQSIRKYQEQGKVRNNLEIKKIISEKKYKDLKDYIEY, from the coding sequence ATGAAAAAAGTAGTTCTATCAATTTTATTTTTTATTTTAACAACATTTTCTTACTCTTTGGTAGAGAGTGAATTTAAAGTTATTGAAAGTAAGAACACTTTAGATTCAAAGAATCTTCTTTTAGATATAAATACAGCAACAGAATCGGATCTTTTAAAAGCAGGAATATCAAAAGGCTATGTGGATAAAATTTTAGAATATAGAGATATAACTGGCGGATTTGAAAAATTAAAAGATATGATAAGAATTGATGGGATTGGAAAGAAGACATTTGAAAAGCTAAAGGTAAAATTTAAAGAAGTAGATAAAGTAAAATTAAAAAAGTTTAATATAAATAAAGTTGATGATAAAACTTTAATCTATTACGGGTTGTCTAAAAAAGAAATACAAAGTATTAGAAAATACCAAGAACAAGGTAAAGTTAGGAATAATTTAGAGATAAAAAAAATTATTTCGGAAAAGAAATATAAAGATTTAAAAGATTATATTGAATATTAA
- the secA gene encoding preprotein translocase subunit SecA, with product MFGDLLKKIFGTRNDREIKRIKKLVALINSLEPEIEKLSDEELKGKTYEFRQRLEKGETVDDILVEAFAVVREASKRVHGMRHYDVQLIGGIVLHEGKITEMKTGEGKTLVATAPVYLNALEGKGVHVITVNDYLAQRDRELMGRVYNFLGLTSGVIINGMENEDRKAAYEADITYGTNSEFGFDYLRDNMVNKVENKVQRPLHFCIVDEVDSILIDEARTPLIISGASSETTKWYSIFCQVAFRLDRSLETEKIKDAKQKKEMNIPEEQWGDYEVDEKARNIVLTDKGIKMVEQLLNLDNLYSPEHVELTHYLNQALKAKELFIKDKDYLIRDGEVIIIDEFTGRAMEGRRYSDGLHQAIEAKEGVNVAGENQTLASITLQNYFRMYDKLAGMTGTAETEAAEFMHTYGLEVIVIPTNKPVKRTDFPDLVYKTKKEKTNAIVTRIEELYAKGQPVLVGTVTIKSSEELSELLKEKGIPHNVLNAKQHAKEAEIVAQAGRYKAVTIATNMAGRGTDIMLGGNPEFRAVAEIGARDAAEYPVILDKYKAECEDEKHKVIEAGGLFILGTERHESRRIDNQLRGRAGRQGDPGASEFYLCLEDDLMRLFGSERIQGVMERLGLPEGESIQHKMINKAIENAQKKVESRNFGIRKNLLEFDDVMNKQREAIYASRNEALEKDDLKETILGMLKSSISDIVVERFVGEFKEEWDITGVKETILEKYNYEITDLEEYKALTVEEYAEKLYQAISDKYQQKEEELGSDIMRKVEKYVLFEVVDARWREHLKALDALREGIYLRSYGQKDPVVEYKIISGDMYSRMLSTIKVETTSYMFKVVVKNPEEEVIEPGSTEELDPESICNCGSGKMYGKCCGRL from the coding sequence ATGTTTGGAGATTTATTAAAGAAAATTTTCGGTACAAGAAATGACAGAGAAATCAAAAGAATCAAGAAATTAGTTGCACTTATAAACTCATTAGAGCCAGAAATAGAAAAGCTTTCGGATGAAGAGCTTAAGGGGAAAACTTATGAGTTTAGACAAAGATTAGAAAAAGGTGAAACTGTAGATGACATTCTAGTTGAAGCGTTTGCCGTTGTAAGAGAAGCGTCTAAGAGAGTTCATGGAATGAGACACTACGATGTACAGTTAATCGGAGGAATCGTACTTCATGAGGGTAAAATAACTGAGATGAAGACTGGAGAAGGAAAAACTTTAGTGGCTACAGCACCAGTTTATTTAAATGCTCTTGAAGGAAAAGGAGTTCATGTAATAACTGTAAATGATTACCTAGCTCAAAGAGATAGAGAGCTTATGGGCAGAGTTTATAATTTCTTAGGATTAACTTCTGGAGTAATTATAAATGGAATGGAAAATGAGGATAGAAAAGCAGCTTATGAAGCTGATATAACATATGGTACAAACTCAGAGTTTGGATTTGACTATTTGAGAGATAATATGGTAAATAAGGTTGAAAATAAGGTTCAAAGACCACTTCACTTCTGTATTGTCGATGAAGTTGACTCAATTCTTATAGACGAGGCAAGAACTCCTCTTATAATATCTGGAGCTTCTTCAGAAACTACAAAATGGTATTCGATTTTCTGCCAAGTAGCTTTTAGACTTGATAGAAGTCTTGAAACAGAAAAAATAAAGGATGCTAAGCAGAAAAAAGAGATGAATATCCCAGAAGAGCAATGGGGAGATTATGAAGTTGACGAGAAAGCTAGAAACATTGTCTTAACTGATAAAGGAATAAAAATGGTTGAGCAACTGTTAAATTTAGATAATCTTTATTCACCTGAACATGTAGAGTTAACACATTATTTAAACCAAGCTTTAAAAGCTAAAGAATTATTTATAAAAGATAAAGATTACTTAATCAGAGATGGAGAAGTAATTATAATAGATGAATTTACAGGAAGAGCAATGGAAGGAAGAAGATATTCTGATGGTCTTCATCAAGCTATTGAAGCAAAAGAAGGGGTAAACGTTGCTGGAGAAAACCAAACACTAGCTTCTATAACACTTCAAAACTATTTTAGAATGTATGATAAATTAGCAGGAATGACAGGAACAGCAGAAACAGAAGCAGCAGAGTTTATGCATACTTATGGATTAGAAGTAATAGTTATACCGACAAATAAACCTGTAAAGAGAACGGATTTCCCAGACTTAGTTTACAAAACTAAAAAAGAAAAGACAAATGCTATAGTTACAAGAATAGAAGAGTTATATGCAAAAGGACAACCAGTTCTTGTAGGAACTGTAACTATAAAAAGTTCTGAGGAGCTATCAGAGTTATTAAAAGAGAAGGGAATCCCTCATAATGTACTAAATGCTAAGCAACATGCTAAAGAGGCTGAAATCGTTGCTCAAGCAGGTAGATATAAAGCAGTTACAATAGCAACAAATATGGCTGGTAGAGGAACAGACATAATGTTAGGAGGAAATCCTGAATTTAGAGCTGTAGCTGAGATTGGTGCTAGAGATGCCGCTGAATATCCAGTGATTTTAGATAAGTATAAGGCTGAATGTGAAGATGAGAAGCATAAAGTTATTGAAGCTGGAGGACTATTTATTTTAGGTACAGAAAGACATGAATCTAGAAGAATAGATAACCAGTTAAGAGGAAGAGCTGGAAGACAAGGAGATCCTGGAGCATCAGAATTTTATCTGTGTCTAGAAGATGATCTTATGAGATTGTTTGGTTCTGAGAGAATTCAAGGGGTTATGGAGAGATTGGGTCTTCCTGAAGGAGAATCTATTCAACATAAAATGATTAACAAAGCTATTGAAAATGCTCAAAAGAAAGTGGAATCTAGAAACTTTGGAATAAGAAAGAATCTACTTGAGTTTGATGATGTTATGAATAAACAAAGAGAAGCAATCTATGCTAGTAGAAACGAAGCTCTTGAAAAAGATGATTTAAAAGAAACAATTCTTGGAATGTTAAAATCAAGTATTTCTGATATCGTAGTTGAAAGATTTGTTGGAGAGTTCAAAGAAGAGTGGGATATCACAGGTGTTAAAGAAACAATTTTAGAAAAATATAACTATGAAATTACCGATTTAGAAGAGTATAAAGCACTAACTGTTGAAGAATATGCTGAAAAATTATATCAAGCTATTTCAGATAAATATCAGCAAAAAGAAGAAGAGTTAGGTTCTGATATAATGAGAAAAGTTGAAAAGTATGTTTTATTTGAAGTTGTAGATGCTAGATGGAGAGAGCACTTGAAAGCATTGGATGCTTTAAGAGAGGGAATATACCTAAGATCTTATGGACAGAAAGACCCAGTTGTAGAATATAAAATTATCTCGGGGGATATGTACTCAAGAATGTTATCTACTATAAAAGTAGAAACAACATCATATATGTTTAAAGTTGTTGTTAAAAATCCAGAAGAAGAGGTTATCGAACCAGGTTCGACTGAAGAGCTTGATCCAGAATCAATCTGTAATTGTGGAAGTGGAAAAATGTATGGAAAATGTTGTGGAAGATTATAG
- a CDS encoding undecaprenyl-diphosphate phosphatase, which yields MNPFLLVIILGIVEGMTEFVPVSSTGHMILVERFINSPLVSKAFMDNFLVIIQFGAILSVVAYFWNDLTPFVKTKEEFKEKFSLWTKIIVGVLPAGVIGLLADDYISEFFMDNTTIVASMLILYGIIFILVERKNLMGGIGSIKEMSYKLAFTIGFFQCLAMIPGTSRSGATIVGALLLGVSRSVAAEYSFFLAIPTMAGATLLKLVKNGLNFTPLEWQLLAVGSVVSFVVAYVVIKWFMGYIKKKTFMAFGVYRIILGILVLLLMK from the coding sequence ATGAACCCATTTTTACTAGTTATAATACTAGGGATAGTAGAAGGGATGACAGAGTTTGTTCCTGTAAGTAGTACAGGTCATATGATACTAGTGGAGAGATTTATAAACTCTCCACTAGTATCTAAAGCCTTTATGGACAATTTTTTAGTAATAATACAATTTGGAGCAATACTTTCAGTAGTAGCTTACTTTTGGAATGATTTAACTCCATTTGTAAAAACAAAAGAGGAGTTTAAAGAGAAATTTTCTCTTTGGACAAAAATAATTGTAGGTGTATTACCAGCGGGTGTGATAGGTCTATTAGCAGATGATTACATATCAGAATTTTTTATGGATAATACAACTATTGTAGCGTCGATGTTAATATTATATGGTATAATATTTATCCTTGTAGAAAGAAAAAATCTTATGGGTGGAATAGGATCGATAAAAGAGATGTCTTATAAACTGGCATTTACAATAGGATTTTTCCAGTGTTTAGCTATGATACCAGGAACATCTCGTTCTGGAGCAACTATTGTTGGAGCACTTCTTTTAGGAGTATCGAGATCAGTTGCAGCAGAGTATTCATTTTTCTTGGCAATTCCAACAATGGCAGGAGCAACGCTTTTAAAGCTTGTGAAAAATGGACTTAACTTTACACCTTTAGAATGGCAACTTTTAGCTGTAGGATCAGTAGTATCTTTTGTTGTAGCATATGTGGTTATAAAATGGTTCATGGGATATATTAAGAAAAAAACCTTTATGGCTTTTGGAGTATATAGAATTATTTTAGGAATTTTAGTTTTATTATTAATGAAATAG